The Carassius gibelio isolate Cgi1373 ecotype wild population from Czech Republic chromosome A8, carGib1.2-hapl.c, whole genome shotgun sequence genome contains the following window.
tacattagatATCTGTAGCGTCTTTTTACACAAACTTAGTAATATCTCGCTGTAAGCCTTCTGAACAAAAACTACATACACATAATACCAGCAAGATGCACACATTCAGAATGCAGGTGCATGAAACTGTAGTTACACGCAAACATATCCCTGTGTGTCAGTCAAACTTAATTCAGAATAGCATTCAGTTCTTACTATTTCTGCTTTTCTATGCTGCATCTCGTGTACTGAACTGAGTTGGTACTCGCTACTGAAGACAGACTGTTGTCATCTCTGCTTTACCATTACAGTATTGACTTGATTGCTAAATAAATTTCACAACATCCTGGTGCAACATGCTTTGTGCACCTTACACCCTGGGTGTATGTTGACATGGTTATTTAATGAGTTCTTTTTTTACCATCAGTCAGAACACCAGGTTATTTTCCGACCAAGTGAAGCAAATGTGAAGCGGATTCCAACACTATTCACTGCAGAAGTGGTGTAGAGTGTATTTGTTCAAGGATTGGTGGCTTACATCTGCCTCTCAACTTAACCACACCCCCTTGAGAACCTACCCTTGTAAACACGATCATGAATGTAATTGATgtacataattatatttatgtgaacttgtaatttatatataaaataaatattcattggTCAAATGTTAGAATTTTGggattttattcattaaataaataaataaggaattATGTACACAATAAATATTCAGTAAGGACAGAGGGGGGGAAAGAAACAAGAAATAACCATTTTTGCAGATTAGGACATGCATGTGTGATCCATCAACATTCTACCACACGTGCAAACAAGAAGACAGTTTTTTGTCAAGCGATGGCTGGCTCCACCCCAGATTTTCTGTCCTTTCTATAATGTCAATCCCATCTTTCCTCTTTACTCCAGTTTCTGAATTTCAGCATCTGTACATCTACAGAGTAAACCTCTCCAAAGGTCCATCCAGTTCACATCCAGTAGACATTCTGTTCAATGTGCCCTTGCATTGAAAGAAATCATCAGATCAGAGTCAGTGGCCAACTGTTCTCCTCATCTGTCGGTCTCAGTTGAGTCTTTGCAACAGCATGTTCAAGGCATACTCCAGACGACTCCTCAGGTCAGCAGTGCAGCCCGCGCTGAGCAACGTGCTCAGTTGGAAAGTGGTGGAGGTTCGCTCCTCATTGATGTATGTCAACAGATATTCGTCTTGCTGTGTGCACAGGATGAGCTTGGTGTGGTCGTGGTAGAAGTTCACCTGTTGGTAGATGAACAAAAAGGTTGTGTTATTCTGGAACAGACGTGAAACACTCTCACAGAATGCAGGATGTTATTACAGCAGGGTTTGTGACCTTCTTCTTCCCACAGTGCTATAGTACTGTATACACAGCTTTTTATCTGAACAAAGACAGACCTGACTGATAACTACCCAGGGGTCTGAGAGCAATAGACAGTAGCATTTTCACAGGGGAATAAAGTTCCACCAACTTAATTTGTTACGAACTGCTGCATTAAACTAAcagttttcaaaaatgaaaattctatcaacATTTATCATGTTTTGCTTAGACAGAACACATATAACAGAtgtcttttccatacaataaaagtgaataaaGACCATAGGCTGCcaagctccaaaaatgacaaaaaaagctaCAAGTTAACTAATTCAGTTTTATTGGatggaaaaaaacaacataaacatcCTGCTCAACATCTCAGCTTGCGCTCCAGAGAAGTCAATGTCAGAGAGTGAGACGACAGAACGATTGGTGAACTATCAGTTTAAGAGCCACTTTGCTTTACCTGGAATGTGCCATCGTTGAAAAGCATCAATAAAGCTCTGTCTGATTTCAGCCACTGCAGAAGATATATTCTAGTCTTCTGGGTATCTGGTTCACTTATCATATCCCCTCCCTGCATGAAAAATACggataaacaatatatatattagcacaGCAGCTTCTTATACAGCCTGAAGTCTAGACAACAAAATCAAGTCTATGGCTTCTAGACCTGTAACAATTTTAAAGCTGAATACAAACATAAGGGTTAAAACTAAGAGCGCACTCACATCCATCAAATTCTCCTCCATGTAGTGGGCAAAGTACTTGAGGATGGTGACCTGGGCCACAGCATACTCAGGAGCTTCAATAACAGAAAAAACAGACCTCTGACCGAGGGCAGCATACTGATGAACAGTCCTAAAAAACAAAGATAACATTGAATTATTACAGTCACAGTCAATGCAACCGTCACTGTTTGTTTCTACAGCCATATGTATATGAGGTCTATGACTAATGCTTGCtcttttacaatatttcatgtgtAATGCCATTTGTCATTCAACTGACATTTCTAGGATATCGGTGCTGCTTCTCTTTTCTTCAGAAGATCGTCTAAAACTATGCTAGAAAACTAGCGAAGGGAATCATTAGGAATAATATCGGGCATGCTgggtatacactacagttcaaaagacagatttttttaaaatacaagtGCTGATTTCATAATTAGCAACTGCTTTATTCAAAAATGAATCAAACTGGCATTACATATGAGCATCTGTTTGGGGCtaagcatttaatttattttttaaattgagcaGAACTGAGCTAGCAAACAGTCAACTTGAAGCACCTACTTCTTGTCAGAGAGGAGACTCATGTGTGTTCCGCTGTTGAAAAGGACACCCACTGTGTTGTCAGACAACTGATAGCCAAAGCCATATTTGTTGGAGTAGTCAACCCACTTAGTCACCCACTTCAATATATTACAACCATTTCCTCTAGGAAGGCCGTCCGCTGTAGGAAAAAGGGCGGTGTTAAATGCAAAGTTTGTACATTGTACACGTGTACATTTTCTTTACTTTATTCTTTCTTTACTTTCTTTACTTTAGAATGGATTCAGTACAGAAACCATGGAGTGTGAAGTGTAAAGCGTAATGGGTCTTATTCACCTTTAGGCATGTGTTCAAGACAGCCTCTCAGAACACTAATAACAGCCTCTGCCACAGTGCCAGTGATGCTGTCTTCAAGACCTACAGAGAGACAGCGGGATACATTGCATCAGCTAGTGAAACTAATGAGCTGGAGTCAGACTGCACAggtgaaacaaacacacacgcaaataacacacacttacattcactgctgctgctgctgcagctcCCCAAGCTGCCTCTAACAATCAAGTGAATGGTATCTCTTGTCTGTGGCCTTCCAGCAGTTGCCTGGGTAACAGGCTTTCTTGTAAGTGCTGACGGATTTCCTCCTTCCTAAAGAGGTAAAATCACAGCATATGTGTGTCTTGAATGACCTAACACTTAACCTTCATTAATATCTTAGAAGTGGTGATGAATTCCTTGTTACAGTCTACTATAAACGGAACAATGCTCACCTCGGATGAGTGTGTAGTAATCTGATTACTGATGGCAGTCTTTCTGAAATCTTGACGGAGCTTGAATATGTCTTCCTCTTCTTTGGCTAAGCGATCTGTCGGAAGAAAACCAGTTATTCATGTGGTCACCTGAAATGAGTAATGCAATAGTCAAGTAAACCAAGAACTTACTTATATTTTCATAGTACTTGGCTTTGTCCTTCTTGCCACCGAAGAGAGCAGCGGCTGCCTTTTTGAAGAAGCTCTTGGCTGGACTGGAAATATGAAAGTCTGGGGCAGAATGGCAGCAGCTGACAGGCAGAGTTTCTGGCATGAAGCCCTGCGGCGAAATCACGAGAAAAACATTGATGAAATGTCCAACTGCTTGGCTTGATTTACTGAATCTACTGTAGTGCAACAAATAAACTTACCTGGGTAAAAAATTCATGCCGAATGATGTCATCCAGGTGAGGGCGGTCCACAGGGTTCTGTGCGAGCATGCCAGAAATGAGCTGTTTGGCAGGCAAAGAGAGTGAGGCCGGGATGCTGTAATGGGCCTCTCGGATACAGCGGTATGTGTCCTTAAGATTAGTGGTCTCAAATGGAGGTTTACCCAAGAGCATGGTGTACCTGAAGAGGAAAATGtgaaatgtgtcatttatgatttacatatatatatatatatatatatatatatatatatatatatatatatatatatatatatatatatatatatatatagctcaacCAAACCAATCTCATGTTCTTTGTACTAAACAAAAGGTTAAATATTCTGGTTATTCTTTTTAATATAATGTGAGGACTGGTGTCCGCTGACTGCTTGACTACTgtcaactttaaaaaataatgcaaaaaataaccattaaagttaattattttcacTATATTTATTCACTATAAGCTCACTATTTAATAGTTAAAAATTGAGTGAATAACAATATAGAAAACAACTTGAAATGTAGTGCAAGACCACTTTTATGGAGCTTTTTTATAGCTTGACAGACAGCATAACATTCATTAGAGCAGCCAGCACATTTTTCAAAGActaattttgtttgtgttcattAGATGAAAGAAGGTTATTTAGGTTAGAAATGACATGAAGCTGAGTAAATAATCCCAGAATAGGTCATTCCTGGTGACAAACTGTACACTGCATGCTGCTATATCACTCAAGCATTAAAGCTAAAGCATGATCACTGGATATAATGACGCACACAACAGGAATGAAAAAGTAGAAATTAATTGATATAGAGTGAGTCTGAATCAGCAATCATTGCCTATTCATGCTGAGCAATTTCCAAACATAGCGTATATAGGAAACCCTCAGATCTGGTGGTGACAAACTTACATGACGCAGCCCAAAGCCCACACGTCAGACTCCCAGCCGTGGCCCTGTTTGTTCAGCACTTCCGGGGACAGGTAGTTGGGTGTACCGCAGATCGTTTTGCGTCTGTTGCTGACTGGCTCCAGTTTGGCAGCCAGCCCAAAATCTCCCACTTTCAGCTCCATTGAGTCATTGACAAACAAGTTGCCTTTGAATGATAAAACGGATGATTTTGAACTACTTATAAACTGATGGAATGTTAATAAACATCTTGATGCATGTACAGTGAACATATACATACCTAGTTTCAAGTCACGATGCAGGATCTCTAAATCGTGAAGGTATTTTAAAGCAGACACTGTCTGTTTCAAGTAGTACCTCACTTCAGGTTCTGTTAGGACTTTACGTGCCTTTAATATATGGGCCAGCGACTAGAAAAAATACCAGGAGTCAGTTAGGAGGACACAGAGTCATTtgcattaaatattacaatagaattcctcactttaaaaaacatttagacATTTCAACTTACTCTTCTACTGCAGTACTCCAACAGAATATAGATGTTCTCTTTGTCTTCAAAGTGGTGGTAGAAATGCACAATGTGTTTGTGGCTGAGAGCTCTGTGGAGGTCAATCTCTCGGTTTATCTGGAACAACAGAATAAGGAACATACGTGAGAGGTCTTGATCAATCGTTTGTGCTGTCTTATCTATATATGCCATGTGTCTGTCCTACCTTCTCTCTCTGATGTGGTTTTGAGACACGTGAATGCGGGATGATTTTGGCTGCATAGACTTTACTTGAAGACAGGTCGGTCATTTCATAGCACTTTGCAAAGCCTCCCTAGGACATAGAGAAAGTATAAGATAAGTTTAATGTTCACCAAGATAAAGAGATTTTCAAAAAGCAATGTAATCATATCCAATGcatgcatagatagatagatagatagatagatagatagatagatagatagatagatagatagatagatagatagatagatagatagatagatagatagatagattagaaaaagcaatgcacaatttatttattgcatcatgcacaaatgcaataaataataatttttcaaatagAATAATAAGATTCgcatcaaataataaaatgcttttgacttaataaaatattgtaattaatattaGCATTAATATTGAGCTCATTACCTTTCCTAAAACTTTTCCCCGGCAGTAACATTTCCCAGTGTTGGGGTCTGTGATGATTCTGGAATACTCTGTGCCGGTCCGACTGTTATCCTCTGGCTTTTTCCATCCTTGCTCACTTATTTTATTGAGCTCACACATCTTGTCGCTGTGTGTCGTTATAGTTGGGTACGAGGTATTCCTCAGCGTCTCCATGACTCTGTTACTGTGTGTGCTGTCACAGTGCTGCTGTACCGGCGTGTCTACTCGCTTTTATACCGCAGCGCCCGCGCGCCTCTGCTCTACACGAACTGCGTCACGAGACGGGAAGACCCTATATGGCGTGAGGTCTGGCGTATAGCTCTGTCATCCGTCTTATACCTCACTGTATCCATTTTTAAACATCCTAGACATTTCATAAATACCTAAGCACAGATTATCAGGAGTCAAAATCTGGTCTTCCTGAGCAATgattcatatatacagtacattcataTTGTCAGTGGTCAGATAGCAGTCTCTCACATAGTGCTGAATACACATCTTGTTTTTTTGGGcaaaggtgtatatatatatatatatatatatatatatatatatatatatatatatatatatatatatatatatatatatatatatatatatgtatatataatgtatgtatgtatgtatatgtactgtatgtatgcatgtatgtatatttgaTAAGCGCAGGTTCAATAAATGAACAATCTTAAAGACATTTACACGTTTGAAACCGTCTTGATGCACAGAATAGTGTCAGAGCATCACCATGTGGTCAAAGTGACACACAACATCTGCCACGTTCCATTTTTAAAAGAATCATAAGCATTTTTATATcagattataaataattattataaataattaattgtcaTGTTAGATGaaatattatctaaaataaaattaaaatagcttCTCGACTATGTAATAATTAAAACCATACACTAATGTTCTAATTTTGATGTTAATTTGCATTAAGATTACAatttttggtattatttattatctcattgtgattatcaaaatatatttagctAAATATATTGTGCACAaacttttaagtaaaaaaaagggttttaagggAGCAGTTGTGGCCTAATAATCTGACTGTCGACTGAGGTGAGACACCGGATAGGTAccaaaccccaaactgctccctgggtactgaagcaaaaatggctgcccactgctcagagagagagagagagagagagagtgtgtgtgtgtgtgtgtgtgtgtgtgtgtgtgtgtgtgtgtgcacacttggatgggataaatgagacaccatacttggctacacGTCATGccattttcactttcacttaaagtgtaaaatcctttaaaaatgtcaaatgtaacacCCAAGAAATTACATAATTTGTACATGTTCTACAgcataaaaagcaataaaaatgttactcaaacaataaaaaaaacaattaaatatatatttttcttaatttgtggAAAATAAGTCTGACCTAAATGTAATGGAGAAACGTGTTTTTTTATCTTCATAATCCTTTTGTGCAGTTTGCTGGCAGTGGGGTAATTTTGgctctttattttaatattttgtttagaaTTTCACAACACAGACAAACAACTTGTCAGCCCAACCTACCTGTGgttataagagaaaaaaaaactctccttaatatatatatataaaaaagtgctaGTACCGAATGTGTTCTAAAAGTGCCTTTTAGCCCATGCTAAAACATGAAACAGAAAGCTTTCTGACACAAGGGAAGATGCTTTTCGCCTCATCTCATGGTAGCTTGTGTTGAACGCTTCCGTATAGCATCCATATCATATGCCCAAGTCTGGTCTAGTCCTTTACCCTCAGAGACTGTGGGAGTACAGACAGGAAATTACATGAGCCTCATCTGGTAACTCCATCTCCAGTTTCCTACCCAACACCTTAATCTGTAGAGCACAAAGCACACTGTATTGACCAAGGCAATCACAGACAGgtggttttattcatttattttttgcattagtgTTTTGCATTAAGAAGCAGGCCTATGTCCTTCCACATGTCTCACACAATATCTTGTTTCAAATTACTTAAAACTCTACAGAGTAACCTAACCTAAAATTCATAAAATTCCAATGATCAGAG
Protein-coding sequences here:
- the LOC128018824 gene encoding serine/threonine-protein kinase PLK2-like, giving the protein METLRNTSYPTITTHSDKMCELNKISEQGWKKPEDNSRTGTEYSRIITDPNTGKCYCRGKVLGKGGFAKCYEMTDLSSSKVYAAKIIPHSRVSKPHQREKINREIDLHRALSHKHIVHFYHHFEDKENIYILLEYCSRRSLAHILKARKVLTEPEVRYYLKQTVSALKYLHDLEILHRDLKLGNLFVNDSMELKVGDFGLAAKLEPVSNRRKTICGTPNYLSPEVLNKQGHGWESDVWALGCVMYTMLLGKPPFETTNLKDTYRCIREAHYSIPASLSLPAKQLISGMLAQNPVDRPHLDDIIRHEFFTQGFMPETLPVSCCHSAPDFHISSPAKSFFKKAAAALFGGKKDKAKYYENINRLAKEEEDIFKLRQDFRKTAISNQITTHSSEEGGNPSALTRKPVTQATAGRPQTRDTIHLIVRGSLGSCSSSSSECLEDSITGTVAEAVISVLRGCLEHMPKADGLPRGNGCNILKWVTKWVDYSNKYGFGYQLSDNTVGVLFNSGTHMSLLSDKKTVHQYAALGQRSVFSVIEAPEYAVAQVTILKYFAHYMEENLMDGGDMISEPDTQKTRIYLLQWLKSDRALLMLFNDGTFQVNFYHDHTKLILCTQQDEYLLTYINEERTSTTFQLSTLLSAGCTADLRSRLEYALNMLLQRLN